A portion of the Echeneis naucrates chromosome 5, fEcheNa1.1, whole genome shotgun sequence genome contains these proteins:
- the strip1 gene encoding striatin-interacting protein 1 homolog isoform X2 codes for MDAGNGPGLPVNNKQRAMVPNKTRGEFTRNPRKDSEGLSETPDLEFEYADTDKWAAELSELYSYTEGPEFALNRKCFEEEFRAHVSDKKWIELDAAEHRAHAMRLLDSLEVIAREKRLKVARAILYMAQGTFAECSSEAEVQSWMRYNIFLLLDVGTFSALVELLNMEIDNSAACSSAVRKPAISLADSTDLRVLLNIMYLMVETIQQDDPADKPEWKIIRETFRTELGSPLFNNEPISVMLFGMVTKFCSGHAPHFPMKKVLLLLWKSILFTLGGFEQLQSIKIRKREELGLPPLPEDSIRVIRSMRAASPPASASDLIEQQQKRARREHKALIKQDNLDAFNEKDPYKADDSREDEDDNDDNDNSIETETFPLERDEVMPPPIPQPPSERVSLPKGLPWAPKVREKDIENFLESSRSKFIGYTLGSDTDTVVGLPRPIHESIKTLKQHKYVSIAEIQITKEEEFQKTPLSGGEEEVEMCATELLYQGILPSLPQYMIALLKILLAAAPTSKAKTDSINILADVLPEEMPTTVLQSMKLGVDVNRHKEIIVKAISAILLLLLKHFKLNHIYQFEYMAQHLVFANCIPLILKFFNQNIMSYITAKNSISVLDFPSCVVYELPELTAESLEAGDNNQFCWRNLFSCINLLRILNKLTKWKHSRTMMLVVFKSAPILKRALKVKQAMMQLYVLKLLKVQTKYLGRQWRKSNMKTMSAIYQKVRHRLNDDWAYGNADLDARPWDFQAEECALRASIERFNSRRYDKSHSNPDFLPVDNCLQSVLGQRVDLPEDFQMNYDLWLEREVFSKPISWEELLQ; via the exons atggacGCTGGGAACGGTCCTGGGCTACCTGTAAACAATAAACAGAGGGCCATGGTACCCAACAAAACCAGGGGCGAATTTACCCGCAACCCAAGGAAAGATTCAGAG GGGCTGTCGGAGACTCCAGATCTGGAGTTTGAATATGCTGATACAGACAAGTGGGCCGCAGAGCTGTCAG AGCTGTACAGTTACACTGAAGGACCAGAATTTGCTCTTAATAGGAAGTGCTTTGAGGAGGAATTTAGAGCACATG tgTCTGATAAGAAATGGATCGAATTGGATGCAGCCGAGCACAGGGCTCATGCTATGCGCTTGTTGGACAGCCTGGAGGTGATTGCCCGGGAGAAGAGGCTGAAGGTTGCCAGGGCTATTCTGTACATGGCTCAGG GAACCTTTGCAGAGTGCAGCTCCGAGGCTGAGGTACAGAGCTGGATGAGATACAACATCTTTCTGCTCTTGGATGTTGGGACTTTCTCTGCCCTTGTGGAACTGCTTAACATGGAAATTGA taaCAGCGCTGCCTGTAGTAGTGCTGTGAGAAAACCAGCCATTTCCCTTGCAGATAGCACAGATCTGAGAGTGCTCCTCAACATAATGTATCTGATGGTGGAAACAATACAACAGGATGATCCAGCTGACAAGCCTGAATGGAAAATTATCAGGGAAACCTTCAGAACGGAACTAG GATCTCCACTGTTCAACAATGAACCCATTTCTGTCATGCTCTTTGGTATGGTTACCAAGTTCTGCAGCGGCCATGCCCCCCACTTCCCAATGAAGAAAGTATTGTTACTGCTGTGGAAGAGCATACTG TTCACGCTTGGTGGGTTTGAGCAGCTCCAAAGCATTAAAATTCGGAAACGTGAGGAGCTGGGTCTCCCTCCTCTTCCAGAGGACAGCATCCGAGTTATACGCAGTATGAGGGCGGCTTCTCCTCCTGCGTCTGCATCTGATCTCAtagaacagcaacaaaaacgGGCCCGCCGTGAACATAAG GCACTGATCAAACAGGACAACCTCGACGCATTCAATGAAAAAGACCCTTACAAGGCTGATGACTCTCGTGAGGACGAGGATGACAACGATGACAATGACAACTCtatagagacagagacttttcccCTAGAAAGGGATGAGGTGATGCCGCCACCTATTCCTCAACCTCCATCAGAGAGGGTATCCCTCCCCAAAGGTCTCCCGTGGGCTCCTAAAGTCAG GGAAAAGGACATAGAAAATTTCCTGGAATCAAGTAGAAGTAAATTCATTGGTTACACACTTGGGAG TGATACAGACACGGTTGTTGGCTTGCCCAGACCAATCCATGAGAGCATCAAGACATTAAAGcag cataAGTATGTCTCCATAGCTGAAATACAGAtaacaaaggaggaggagtttCAGAAGACCCCACTGTCCGGT GGTGAAGAGGAAGTGGAGATGTGTGCTACAGAGCTGCTCTATCAGGGAATTCTGCCCAGTTTGCCCCAGTACATG ATTGCTCTGCTGAAGATCCTACTTGCGGCTGCTCCGACCTCTAAAGCCAAAACTGACTCCATCAACATCCTGGCAGACGTACTGCCAGAGGAGATGCC GACCACAGTGTTGCAAAGCATGAAGCTCGGGGTTGATGTCAATCGACACAAAGAAATCATTGTAAAGGCCATCTCTGCAATCCTGCTACTGCTTCTGAAACACTTCAAACTTAACCACATCTATCAG tttgagTACATGGCGCAACACCTGGTGTTTGCTAACTGTATCCCTCTCATTCTGAAGTTCTTCAACCAGAACATCATGTCTTATATCACAGCTAAAAATAG CATTTCAGTACTTGACTTTCCCTCCTGTGTTGTATATGAGCTTCCTGAGTTAACTGCAGAAAGTctg GAAGCCGGAGACAACAATCAGTTTTGCTGGAGGAATTTATTTTCCTGTATCAACCTGCTGAGGATTCTCAACAAGTTAACCAAGTGGAAACACTCCAGAACAATG ATGTTGGTGGTGTTTAAGTCAGCTCCCATCCTCAAGAGAGCACTGAAGGTCAAGCAAGCCATGATGCAGCTCTATGTCCTCAAGCTGCTCAAAGTGCAGACTAAATACTTGGGACGTCAGTGGAGGAAGAGCAATATGAAGACCATGTCTGCCATCTATCAGAAGGTTCGACATCGCCTCAACGATGACTGGGCTTATGGAAACG CAGATCTGGACGCTCGTCCCTGGGATTTCCAGGCTGAGGAGTGCGCCCTGAGGGCCAGCATTGAACGTTTCAATAGTCGCCGCTACGACAAGAGCCACAGCAATCCAGACTTCCTACCTGTGGACAACTGTCTGCAAAGTGTTCTAGGACAGCGGGTGGATCTACCTGAGGATTTCCAAATGAACTATGACCTTTGGCTGGAGCGAGAGGTCTTCTCCAAACCTATTTCCTGGGAAGAACTGCTACAGTGA
- the strip1 gene encoding striatin-interacting protein 1 homolog isoform X1: MDAGNGPGLPVNNKQRAMVPNKTRGEFTRNPRKDSEGLSETPDLEFEYADTDKWAAELSELYSYTEGPEFALNRKCFEEEFRAHVSDKKWIELDAAEHRAHAMRLLDSLEVIAREKRLKVARAILYMAQGTFAECSSEAEVQSWMRYNIFLLLDVGTFSALVELLNMEIDNSAACSSAVRKPAISLADSTDLRVLLNIMYLMVETIQQDDPADKPEWKIIRETFRTELGSPLFNNEPISVMLFGMVTKFCSGHAPHFPMKKVLLLLWKSILFTLGGFEQLQSIKIRKREELGLPPLPEDSIRVIRSMRAASPPASASDLIEQQQKRARREHKALIKQDNLDAFNEKDPYKADDSREDEDDNDDNDNSIETETFPLERDEVMPPPIPQPPSERVSLPKGLPWAPKVREKDIENFLESSRSKFIGYTLGSDTDTVVGLPRPIHESIKTLKQHKYVSIAEIQITKEEEFQKTPLSGGEEEVEMCATELLYQGILPSLPQYMIALLKILLAAAPTSKAKTDSINILADVLPEEMPTTVLQSMKLGVDVNRHKEIIVKAISAILLLLLKHFKLNHIYQFEYMAQHLVFANCIPLILKFFNQNIMSYITAKNSISVLDFPSCVVYELPELTAESLEAGDNNQFCWRNLFSCINLLRILNKLTKWKHSRTMMLVVFKSAPILKRALKVKQAMMQLYVLKLLKVQTKYLGRQWRKSNMKTMSAIYQKVRHRLNDDWAYGNDLDARPWDFQAEECALRASIERFNSRRYDKSHSNPDFLPVDNCLQSVLGQRVDLPEDFQMNYDLWLEREVFSKPISWEELLQ; the protein is encoded by the exons atggacGCTGGGAACGGTCCTGGGCTACCTGTAAACAATAAACAGAGGGCCATGGTACCCAACAAAACCAGGGGCGAATTTACCCGCAACCCAAGGAAAGATTCAGAG GGGCTGTCGGAGACTCCAGATCTGGAGTTTGAATATGCTGATACAGACAAGTGGGCCGCAGAGCTGTCAG AGCTGTACAGTTACACTGAAGGACCAGAATTTGCTCTTAATAGGAAGTGCTTTGAGGAGGAATTTAGAGCACATG tgTCTGATAAGAAATGGATCGAATTGGATGCAGCCGAGCACAGGGCTCATGCTATGCGCTTGTTGGACAGCCTGGAGGTGATTGCCCGGGAGAAGAGGCTGAAGGTTGCCAGGGCTATTCTGTACATGGCTCAGG GAACCTTTGCAGAGTGCAGCTCCGAGGCTGAGGTACAGAGCTGGATGAGATACAACATCTTTCTGCTCTTGGATGTTGGGACTTTCTCTGCCCTTGTGGAACTGCTTAACATGGAAATTGA taaCAGCGCTGCCTGTAGTAGTGCTGTGAGAAAACCAGCCATTTCCCTTGCAGATAGCACAGATCTGAGAGTGCTCCTCAACATAATGTATCTGATGGTGGAAACAATACAACAGGATGATCCAGCTGACAAGCCTGAATGGAAAATTATCAGGGAAACCTTCAGAACGGAACTAG GATCTCCACTGTTCAACAATGAACCCATTTCTGTCATGCTCTTTGGTATGGTTACCAAGTTCTGCAGCGGCCATGCCCCCCACTTCCCAATGAAGAAAGTATTGTTACTGCTGTGGAAGAGCATACTG TTCACGCTTGGTGGGTTTGAGCAGCTCCAAAGCATTAAAATTCGGAAACGTGAGGAGCTGGGTCTCCCTCCTCTTCCAGAGGACAGCATCCGAGTTATACGCAGTATGAGGGCGGCTTCTCCTCCTGCGTCTGCATCTGATCTCAtagaacagcaacaaaaacgGGCCCGCCGTGAACATAAG GCACTGATCAAACAGGACAACCTCGACGCATTCAATGAAAAAGACCCTTACAAGGCTGATGACTCTCGTGAGGACGAGGATGACAACGATGACAATGACAACTCtatagagacagagacttttcccCTAGAAAGGGATGAGGTGATGCCGCCACCTATTCCTCAACCTCCATCAGAGAGGGTATCCCTCCCCAAAGGTCTCCCGTGGGCTCCTAAAGTCAG GGAAAAGGACATAGAAAATTTCCTGGAATCAAGTAGAAGTAAATTCATTGGTTACACACTTGGGAG TGATACAGACACGGTTGTTGGCTTGCCCAGACCAATCCATGAGAGCATCAAGACATTAAAGcag cataAGTATGTCTCCATAGCTGAAATACAGAtaacaaaggaggaggagtttCAGAAGACCCCACTGTCCGGT GGTGAAGAGGAAGTGGAGATGTGTGCTACAGAGCTGCTCTATCAGGGAATTCTGCCCAGTTTGCCCCAGTACATG ATTGCTCTGCTGAAGATCCTACTTGCGGCTGCTCCGACCTCTAAAGCCAAAACTGACTCCATCAACATCCTGGCAGACGTACTGCCAGAGGAGATGCC GACCACAGTGTTGCAAAGCATGAAGCTCGGGGTTGATGTCAATCGACACAAAGAAATCATTGTAAAGGCCATCTCTGCAATCCTGCTACTGCTTCTGAAACACTTCAAACTTAACCACATCTATCAG tttgagTACATGGCGCAACACCTGGTGTTTGCTAACTGTATCCCTCTCATTCTGAAGTTCTTCAACCAGAACATCATGTCTTATATCACAGCTAAAAATAG CATTTCAGTACTTGACTTTCCCTCCTGTGTTGTATATGAGCTTCCTGAGTTAACTGCAGAAAGTctg GAAGCCGGAGACAACAATCAGTTTTGCTGGAGGAATTTATTTTCCTGTATCAACCTGCTGAGGATTCTCAACAAGTTAACCAAGTGGAAACACTCCAGAACAATG ATGTTGGTGGTGTTTAAGTCAGCTCCCATCCTCAAGAGAGCACTGAAGGTCAAGCAAGCCATGATGCAGCTCTATGTCCTCAAGCTGCTCAAAGTGCAGACTAAATACTTGGGACGTCAGTGGAGGAAGAGCAATATGAAGACCATGTCTGCCATCTATCAGAAGGTTCGACATCGCCTCAACGATGACTGGGCTTATGGAAACG ATCTGGACGCTCGTCCCTGGGATTTCCAGGCTGAGGAGTGCGCCCTGAGGGCCAGCATTGAACGTTTCAATAGTCGCCGCTACGACAAGAGCCACAGCAATCCAGACTTCCTACCTGTGGACAACTGTCTGCAAAGTGTTCTAGGACAGCGGGTGGATCTACCTGAGGATTTCCAAATGAACTATGACCTTTGGCTGGAGCGAGAGGTCTTCTCCAAACCTATTTCCTGGGAAGAACTGCTACAGTGA
- the LOC115043643 gene encoding tripartite motif-containing protein 16-like has protein sequence MIENRALANMVRDKNLREFSCCNDDHRDVSASAHHGRHRVCVREERRRKEGELKNLQKKSKNIINEQERQQKNLEATLQQIQKVAGQTQGFCEGVVVSVISSLQRHCESLKELIKAQEQGAMAQVHSSIRTLQAKMEEMKKRDAELDRLAQTDNNAHFLQEWASLRCRCQKDHLHPLPELSEDPLLPFVLTKGAVHELGRQLEEFCDKEFLSISDTVSYGLGSTLTGQSSEPTTRAEFLQYACELTLDRSTAHEDLVVSEGDKEAKPRPPQTARFTAPRDPRRFTHRRQVLCREGLQAERCYYEIELEGNKAEIALTYKGIDRKSRTRLSAFGANENSWSLDRSTHYSVSHNGKSVQLTVSPSHHRTGIYLKFKEGTLSFYEVSDSMTFLYKVEATFTEPLYPGFWLEKNCCIRISDLRQDML, from the exons ATGATCGAGAACAGAGCTCTGGCTAATATGGTGAGAGACAAAAACCTCCGGGAGTTTTCCTGCTGCAACGATGATCACCGTGATGTCTCTGCCTCAGCTCATCACGGACGACACAGAGTCTGTGTGAGAGAAGAGCGCAGGAGGAAAGAG GGGGAGCTCAAGAATCTGCAgaagaaatccaaaaatattATCAACGAACAAGAGAGGCAACAGAAGAACCTGGAGGCGACCCTCCAGCAGATTCAG AAGGTGGCAGGACAAACGCAGGGCTTCTGTGAAGGCGTGGTGGTCAGCGTCATCAGCTCCCTCCAGAGACATTGTGAGTCACTGAAGGAGCTGATTAAGGCTCAGGAGCAGGGCGCCATGGCTCAGGTTCACAGCTCCATACGGACTCTGCAGGCGAagatggaggagatgaagaagagggaTGCTGAGCTGGATCGTCTAGCGCAGACTGACAACAACGCCCATTTCTTGCAG GAATGGGCCTCATTACGGTGTCGCTGTCAGAAGGACCATCTCCACCCTCTGCCTGAGCTCTCAGAGGATCCACTCCTTCCCTTTGTGTTAACGAAGGGAGCTGTCCATGAACTCGGGAGGCAGCTGGAGGAATTTTGCGACAAAGAATTTCTCTCAATCTCTGATACTG TTTCTTATGGACTTGGCAGCACGCTAACAGGACAGAGCAGCGAGCCGACGACCAGAGCAGAGTTTCTGCAGT ACGCATGCGAGCTCACCCTGGACCGCAGCACAGCCCATGAAGATCTGGTTGTTTCTGAGGGGGACAAAGAAGCGAAGCCCAGACCTCCTCAGACAGCCAGGTTCACAGCGCCCCGTGATCCTCGGAGGTTCACCCACCGCCGGCAGGTACTGTGCAGGGAAGGCCTGCAGGCTGAGCGCTGCTATTATGAGATAGAGTTGGAAGGAAACAAGGCCGAGATCGCTCTCACCTACAAAGGGATAGACAGGAAATCACGCACGAGGCTGTCAGCTTTTGGGGCAAATGAAAATTCCTGGAGTCTCGATCGATCCACACATTACTCTGTGAGTCACAATGGTAAGAGTGTCCAGCTCACAGTGTCCCCCAGCCACCACAGGACAGGGATTTATCTGAAGTTCAAGGAGGGAACTCTGTCTTTCTATGAAGTGTCAGATAGCATGACGTTTCTTTACAAGGTTGAGGCCACGTTCACTGAGCCGCTGTATCCAGGCTTCTGGctggaaaaaaactgttgcATCAGGATCAGCGATTTAAGACAGGACATGTTATAA